From Musa acuminata AAA Group cultivar baxijiao chromosome BXJ3-8, Cavendish_Baxijiao_AAA, whole genome shotgun sequence, one genomic window encodes:
- the LOC135645281 gene encoding serine/threonine-protein kinase-like protein CCR4 has product MLPPSFFLRFLLLLLLVAISSPSIAASLSTVAISRISNVVVVCAVVRPNANRGYDLSCTSLPTGHRRIYRSGPISSFAIAGGDGFLCLLSLSTDVSTMVWWDLYQESYNGWPPDYRRVYRGPPLADLSAGDTHVCGVRGGSLPRPTCWRWNQFTFPEGVYFSDIAVGGDFVCGLLLSREIACFGNDTGVVGQEPPGTYSTVAAGTRHACAVTGDGKLVCWGAGKPEVGVIPIRISSLALGENKTCALGSHGGVMCWGENSSLPSSLANTEFVAIHAKGSTICGILRINYSLACWGSAVFCHKPVVFEGVLPGTCMPTSSCRCGPLEGSGQLCANGRVVCSLCELGREASSPRAPLPPPPPPASPNAAATPRRRKTVFVVIGSVGFAIGLVTLILCLLYFARCNGRIHDSGAARRPLAPGLPSALARPHGSGGLHAPIECRFSSLFCRGHSAMVEEFPLSVLLAATDNFAESQKVGSGSFGSVYRATLDDGRVVAIKRAETSASSSTTAPGPAENKRPDKESAFLSELALLSRVNHKNLVRLLGYCNQGPERVLVYEFMANGSLHDHLHRLPGATLASWGARLRVALDAARGLEYLHTYAVPPIIHRDIKSSNILLDETWTAKVSDFGLSLMSPVEDELRPDYHPPDRAAGTVGYMDPEYYRLQHLTAKSDVYSFGVVLLELLTGCRVIHQNEDSGTPRNVVEFAMPHIAADDVHRVLDPRLPPPKPSEIEAVTYVGYLAIDCVSPEGRERPTMTEVVDGLERALNACEPPSASLSRSTTVRSI; this is encoded by the coding sequence ATGCTTCCTCCAAGCTTCTTCCTACGCTTCCTCCTGCTGCTTCTTCTTGTCGCCATCTCTTCTCCAAGCATTGCAGCTTCTCTGTCAACAGTAGCAATCTCCCGTATCTCGAACGTTGTAGTGGTTTGCGCCGTCGTTCGACCGAATGCCAACAGAGGATACGACCTGAGTTGCACCAGCCTGCCAACGGGGCACCGACGTATTTACAGGTCGGGTCCCATCTCCTCCTTTGCCATCGCTGGTGGAGATGGATTCCTGTGCTTGCTCAGCCTGTCCACGGACGTCTCCACCATGGTCTGGTGGGACTTGTATCAGGAGTCCTACAACGGCTGGCCGCCGGACTACAGGAGGGTCTACCGCGGGCCGCCCTTAGCCGATCTCTCCGCCGGAGACACGCATGTTTGCGGCGTCCGAGGCGGCAGCCTCCCCCGTCCCACTTGCTGGCGCTGGAACCAGTTCACCTTTCCCGAGGGCGTGTACTTCTCTGATATCGCCGTCGGCGGCGACTTCGTTTGCGGGCTGCTGTTGAGCCGGGAGATCGCATGCTTTGGAAATGACACCGGCGTCGTGGGCCAGGAGCCGCCAGGGACTTATTCCACTGTCGCCGCTGGCACCcggcacgcctgcgcggtcaccgggGACGGCAAGCTGGTGTGCTGGGGAGCGGGCAAGCCGGAGGTGGGAGTAATTCCAATCAGGATCAGCTCGTTGGCACTGGGGGAGAACAAGACGTGCGCGCTCGGCAGCCATGGAGGAGTAATGTGCTGGGGAGAGAATTCCAGTTTGCCGTCCAGCCTCGCCAACACCGAGTTCGTGGCGATTCATGCGAAGGGCAGTACGATCTGTGGAATTCTCAGGATCAACTATTCCTTGGCCTGTTGGGGAAGCGCCGTCTTCTGCCACAAACCGGTGGTCTTCGAGGGCGTGTTGCCTGGCACCTGTATGCCGACGTCTAGTTGTCGCTGCGGTCCCCTGGAAGGCTCCGGCCAGTTGTGCGCCAATGGCCGCGTCGTCTGCTCTCTCTGCGAGCTCGGGAGAGAAGCGAGTAGTCCGAGagcacctcttcctcctccacctcctccggcATCTCCAAACGCAGCTGCGACTCCTCGTAGAAGGAAGACGGTTTTCGTGGTTATCGGCTCCGTCGGGTTCGCCATCGGGCTCGTGACATTGATCCTCTGTTTGCTCTACTTCGCTCGATGCAACGGCCGCATACATGACTCCGGCGCGGCGAGGCGGCCGCTAGCTCCGGGCCTCCCGTCCGCGCTCGCGAGGCCGCACGGCTCGGGAGGCTTACACGCGCCTATCGAATGCCGATTTAGCTCGTTGTTTTGCAGAGGACATAGCGCCATGGTGGAGGAGTTCCCGTTGTCGGTCCTCCTCGCCGCGACCGACAACTTCGCGGAGTCCCAAAAGGTCGGCTCCGGCAGCTTCGGGTCGGTCTACCGCGCCACCCTGGACGACGGCCGCGTCGTGGCCATCAAGCGGGCCGAGACGTCGGCGTCGTCTTCGACCACGGCCCCGGGCCCAGCCGAGAACAAGCGCCCTGACAAGGAGTCGGCGTTCCTCTCCGAGCTCGCCCTCCTCTCCCGCGTGAACCACAAGAACCTGGTGCGCCTGCTGGGCTACTGCAACCAGGGGCCGGAGCGCGTGCTCGTGTACGAGTTCATGGCCAACGGCTCGCTCCACGACCACCTCCACCGGCTACCGGGTGCGACCCTCGCGTCGTGGGGGGCGCGCCTCCGCGTCGCCCTCGACGCCGCACGCGGCCTCGAGTACCTCCACACCTACGCCGTCCCGCCCATCATCCACCGCGACATCAAGTCCTCCAACATCCTGCTCGACGAAACCTGGACGGCGAAGGTCTCCGACTTCGGCCTCTCCCTGATGAGCCCGGTCGAAGACGAGCTCAGACCGGACTACCACCCTCCGGACCGGGCCGCTGGCACGGTCGGCTACATGGACCCCGAGTACTACCGGCTGCAGCACCTCACCGCCAAGAGCGACGTCTACAGCTTCGGAGTCGTGCTGCTGGAGCTGCTGACGGGCTGCAGAGTGATCCACCAGAACGAGGACAGCGGCACGCCGAGGAACGTGGTGGAGTTCGCCATGCCGCACATCGCGGCCGACGACGTCCACCGGGTACTCGACCCGAGGCTGCCACCGCCGAAGCCGAGCGAGATCGAGGCGGTCACCTACGTCGGCTACCTGGCAATCGACTGCGTGAGCCCGGAGGGGCGGGAGAGGCCGACCATGACGGAGGTCGTCGACGGGCTCGAACGCGCGCTGAACGCTTGCGAGCCGCCGAGCGCGTCTCTGTCGCGGTCCACCACGGTCCGGTCCATTTGA
- the LOC103995951 gene encoding uncharacterized protein LOC103995951 isoform X2: MEIATVPSPRSYPQPSPHPWQTRAKRSGLSASKSGAVSVKPVSKGCQKCGGKGAIECPGCKVRLQSLTCLKCRKRTHSMFHGNRKEQEEWEHLREMEVL, from the exons ATGGAGATAGCCACAGTACCCTCCCCGAGAAGTTATCCACAACCATCTCCTCACCCATGGCAAACAAGGGCAAAGAGGAGTGGACTCTCTGCATCAAAATCTGGGGCTGTGTCTGTCAAACCT GTATCGAAAGGATGTCAAAAATGCGGTGGAAAAGGTGCAATTGAATGCCCTGGGTGTAAGGTCAGATTGCAATCACTAACCTGTTTAAAGTGTAGAAAGAGAACACACAGCATGTTTCATG GGAACaggaaagaacaagaagaatggGAACATCTTCGAGAGATGGAA GTGCTTTGA
- the LOC103995951 gene encoding protein PHOTOSYSTEM I ASSEMBLY 2, chloroplastic isoform X1 yields the protein MEIATVPSPRSYPQPSPHPWQTRAKRSGLSASKSGAVSVKPVSKGCQKCGGKGAIECPGCKGTGKNKKNGNIFERWKCFDCQGFGLKSCPSCGKGGLTPEQRGER from the exons ATGGAGATAGCCACAGTACCCTCCCCGAGAAGTTATCCACAACCATCTCCTCACCCATGGCAAACAAGGGCAAAGAGGAGTGGACTCTCTGCATCAAAATCTGGGGCTGTGTCTGTCAAACCT GTATCGAAAGGATGTCAAAAATGCGGTGGAAAAGGTGCAATTGAATGCCCTGGGTGTAAG GGAACaggaaagaacaagaagaatggGAACATCTTCGAGAGATGGAA GTGCTTTGACTGCCAAGGATTTGGTCTCAAGAGCTGCCCCAGCTGCGGCAAAGGAGGACTCACACCAGAACAAAGAGGAGAAAGATAA